TTATCGAACTCTGCCACAAATGGCAAGGCAGCTATCAAACCAGCTGTCACTTTAATGACATTGTCCTGCGCCATTTGCGCACAAGGTTCCACAATGCGTGCCACACACATGCGTATATTAATGTTGGCCGGCGGCATGCGCACGGGCGAAGCGTTCTCCACTAACGGCAATATTTCACGAAATACCCGACCCGGCTTTGGATCGGGTATATTGCCCAACAGCGAGAGCAGCGACGTGGTAAACGAATCCGGTTGAAACGCTTCCTTCTCATCGAGGAAATTGCTAATATCTGCAGCTGTTTGCAAAAGCATCTGACATGGACCGAGTGCACTTTGTGAGCGATCGCGCACAATTAGCACCAGATGGAGCGCACTAGCACGCAAGCAAATTTGCTTGACAAGCAACATATCACCGTAGGTGAGTCCCGAGAAGATGTGCTGCAATTTCAGGCAATTGCGTATGAGTTGCGCCAGTGACTCCTTTAGGGGAGCGCGACTGCGTTGAGTAGTTGTGCAACTTTGCAACTGATCCAATTGTATTTGGGCGGCCAGAAAGGTTTCCAAGAAGTTTGCGGTACCATACATTTCCGGGTCGATTTCTCCTAAACGTTGCAAGTTACTCTGAGCCGTCTTCAGCAGCGGCACTCTTTCGCGAACTATGCTGAAAGTTTCGTGTATATGCTGGAGTATGGTATTCAAATATTCGCGAGAGCTCTCGGCGCCTTTAAGCGGATTTATAGGCTTGGTGGTGGAGGCGCCTTCAATCGGTAATTGGGGGACGATCTGCGGCATGGCATCACGCAGGTAGGCGTAATGCTTAAGCGTGACGTCTGGGAATAAACTAATCAATGGTACCAGATGTTCGGCGGcgttaaaaagtaaaatgagTATGCATAGATATGCGGGATCTTCGACATCACGTTCGGCGCTGTCGAAAAACGGATGATCCTGCAGAAGATGGGAAGTGACGGCCATGCAGAGATTAGGATGCTTTTGACCGATTTTGCGCATACAACCGAAGGTGGAGTTTTTATCTTGTGGGTACTTGGAGAGCACATCCAGTAATTTCTGCACAACCATGAGCAGGCAGGCCTGAAAGGgagaaaattatttgatattaaatgtatgaaaaatatgaatatgaatatacgcTTACCTGTGTCGAGACGCGGCATGCACCCAACATCAAGTGTAGTCCCTCACGTACGTCAACCGAGTAGTCTTCCAACGAGCTAAGCATGGTTTCTAGTTGGTCCTCGCGCAGGACGATATGACGTGCAATCGCTGTCAAGCTATAAATTGCTTTCAAGCGTACATCTTCGATTTCATCATTGAACATGTCAACGAGAAAATCCAGAGATGTCACGGCGAATTCAGGATTACTCAACGCCAATTTACACATAGAGTCTACAGCGGCTGTACGTACTTCGAGGAATTCATCCTCCAAGCCGTGCACTAACGCACCACAAGCGCCACTTGCAACCAACGATATCGATTTAGAATCCAGACGCTCCTGCGGCGCATCATCGGCCCAGCGTTTGCCAGTCGACCATTCGCCACTTGCCACCAGTTGTGCACCACGCTCGTGCGCAGTTTTCTTGCGTCGCAAGTTACTCATTAGCTTCTTGTCAAGTGTTTGATGCAGAAACTCCGAAGTGACTTGTGTCATAAGCCCCAAGTGTTCAGCAGCCTgtaaatagatttaaaaatatttataaatacttttatcGATCAAACACATTAAATTTACTGCACACATACTTGAGTACGTATCTGTATGGAAAGATCGCATAGTGCGCCACAAACTTTTCCAAAAGCAGCGTCAATTAAACGCATTTCTTCATCGTCTTCTCCACCAGTTATAATATGGTCCGGATGACTTATGCCAAGTTGAAAAACCAATTGAAGCGCTTCCTTTCGTACACACTCATAATCATCCTTCATCGCTTCAACGGCGCGTTGATATAAAGTTGGCGACAGAGTAGCACCACGTTCTCCGAGACACAATATGGATCGTAGCGCTTGGGCACGTACACCTGAATCTTGAGAATCAGCATAATGGCCTATTAGCTCCATTACACCTTTCCGGGCATCATTTAGTGTAACAAATGCGGATAACACCATCAAggcatatttatgtgtatgatGTGAATCGGAAGTGAGCTGTTGCTGCGCGAAGTGTGCAATTTTAGTAACATGAGTTGATggtaataattttacattttttgtgccaattttatgtaaactgTACAAGCCCTGCGCAATAACTTTTTGAGAACGTTCTTGTTTCAAGACTCCAATAATACCATCAACCAGCGCATTAATCACTTCCGGCACACGTACTTCAGAGAAATCGGCAAGCAAGCCAAGAATTTTAACGCGAACTGTGGTGTCACCATCACGTTCCTGTCGGTATATTTCCATCAGCCGATGTATGACGTCTTGTGTTTCACCAATTTGTGCATCATCTAATACGAGCTCATCTGCTATTTTAACTAACACTTCCAACAATTCCTTGCTGCCCTGCGGACCATGTCCGGCCGGTACTCCATCCAATGAAACAAGTACTTGCAGTAGCTTGCTGCCcgcattatttttaatagtgGTTTGAATTCGTATCTTTTTCGAAGGTTTTTGCGAAACTTCAATAGTTTCGGTTGTAGAATGTGGTCGTTTCATCGCGGTAGCCATTTCACAAGTAAAATTATATCTAAACTTTAGCAATTAActcatcaaaacaaaaatactaaatttgtgGACGACTCTTCATCTTTACAAAATGAGCATTTACAATGAACATAAGGATGAAACACTCGATAAACAATGTATGTGACTTATCggtaattgaaatatttaatatcgataaaaaaaaaattgttatagaaATGTTGCCTGAAGTTTGTCAATGACAAAGTATGTTGTCGTTCTGCTGTGCAAgaactattaaattttttgaatgttGCAGTATCAGAAAGCATTTTCAAAACCATTCTGACGGTTCACTGCAGAATTGACAatactttcccgataatatttCAGGCACTTTGCGGTTAAGTAGATCCCGACTGTCGTTGTAGCTATCAatatttcgaaacaaaaatgatttcaatgaaatgtttttaaattcatttattattttctttaattacagtttacataattttagtttaatatgAATTCATGCGCTAACGGcacaaattagaaaaaaattttacaactttgTTTTACATTCAGTTTTCTCTAAGTATTTACATGACTAATGCCATAGGTATTGGCAAATTTGTGTCAAGTTACTTCAAAATGTCACAAATCACGTCTTAGTGTTGCTCAAATGTCAAATAAACCGAAATATTTGACGTTAAACTTATTTAACTATTAAAGATGCGTAATCAAAAAGTATTAAACTTCTTAGTCTTTTCTACGTTTTTTGTCCGAGTTACCACGATCACCCTTGTCTTCAGAACGTTTTGGTGCTTTTTTGGCCATGTTTAAGAACTGATCCAAACCGAACGGATCCTCCTCCTTTTCAAATTGTACTGGTCCAGAACGTTGAGCGGCACCACCAGCTCCACGTGAAGTGCCCGAAAACTCCTTATCAGGCACGAAACGCTGCGTATTTACAATACGATCTAAGTCCGCGCCATACGCATCATTATCGAGTTGTTTGCTTGGGCGATACAGGTGAGAGGCCAACGAATTAGAATCGCGCCAAGGTTTGTCATATACATTATATGCCTCGTCATCTCCATAACCGGAGTCCATACCCTTTGTTGTGTTGAATAGACGTTGATCAAACATGGTTTCGCCGTTACCAGCTGATTTTGCGGGCATGCCCAGAGCGATTTGCTCGGAAATATCACGTTCACGTTCACGCTGTAGTTTTGAACGTTTTTCTGGTGCAGCACGTGCCAAATTTCTATCTCGTTGACGCTCACGATGACGTTCCGCTCTTAATTCGTTACGTTCGCGTGTTTCCGGATTCATAGTCGCTTGGTCTTCGGGCTGACGAAGGCCAGCACGCTCCTCTCGAGCACGTTGCGCCATCATTCTGAGCATGTCCTCCTtcttttccttttctttttgCGCCAATTTCTTTTCAAGTGTGGCGCGCGCCTCTACCGCCTCGCGAGCTTTACGATCAGCTATGTACAAAGCTTCAGCCATTTTGGCGAATTTTTCACTGATGTGCACTTGTTGCAAGCCGCGTCCATCAGCTGCCAATCTTTTATCCAATGGAATTGTGTATCCTTTTGCGTTTTTCCAATTGGAAATACATGGTGGTATTTTCCACTCTTTCTGTTCTTTGACAGTGACCTTACGCGAGGGAGAATGCAGCACCGGTGCTGGGGGTGAAGGTGGCCCACgaggtatttttttattaattcggAACTTTGGTGGCTCCATTGGGTCTTGTTGCGCCTCAACCATACGTATAACTCTTTGCTTCGCTCCAGAATTGAATGCATCGCCTTGTTGTGATGGTGTATAGCGTATATATTGGGCTGGCGCTGTTTTCTCCGCATGACGTACGGGCATAGCAGCAGCGATTTTGGCATTTGTCAGCTTTTCCAAAGCACGTCTCGTTTCTTCTGTCGTATCAGCAACGGTTTCTGCATCTGGACGTTGTAACTCGTCAGCGTCTTCGGCAAGGACCTCTGCTGGAAGTAACTGCGATATGGAAGAATACACGATCTTATCTTTACCATGACCTTGACGTGCAATGGCATCGTATTTGATTTTGCCCTTTTCATCTAAGCGCACGGCCAAGGCGTTTGACTTTTTATTTAGATTGGATGGACTACCcatacctaaaaaaaaaatggtaaattGAACATTTCTTTTgtcgattttttctattttctatttGAGCTTACCCAAGGGATATTGTGCCACATGAATTTCAGGGAATGCTCCACCATCTCCAAAATCTGCTTCGGTGCGGGGTATCCAATCTTTGCGTTGACCATAAGGTGGCGCAGCAATTTTCGCTGACACCAATGCACCCATAGGTGCACCGATAATTTTTGACTTTTGAGCCACGCGACGTTCATCTTCTCTGTCCCAAACAGGGTTCGAAGGTGAAGGTAATATACTTGATAACGACATTACAAAAGCTTAAATATTCAGCTATTTAAtgctttagttttatttttttggaaaaattactgAATGAGTTTCTacacaaaaacaatttgctTTATATAGTTTTCTGCACGTCTCTATTATTCTTACCTTTAAATCACTTTTAATCCACAAACTACAGAGTTGCTATATTTGCAAACAGAGAAAAAAACAATCCACAAACAGAGTTGCATTTCGatagttgaatattttaaaggCAAATAAATTGAACTTTTCGGTATTTGGTAGTTATATTTACATTATTGATATCAAgagatttattttattagtatttttattatatattatatatttatatggattttattatgtaaacatttcaattaatcgcg
The DNA window shown above is from Bactrocera tryoni isolate S06 chromosome 4, CSIRO_BtryS06_freeze2, whole genome shotgun sequence and carries:
- the LOC120774228 gene encoding integrator complex subunit 4; the encoded protein is MATAMKRPHSTTETIEVSQKPSKKIRIQTTIKNNAGSKLLQVLVSLDGVPAGHGPQGSKELLEVLVKIADELVLDDAQIGETQDVIHRLMEIYRQERDGDTTVRVKILGLLADFSEVRVPEVINALVDGIIGVLKQERSQKVIAQGLYSLHKIGTKNVKLLPSTHVTKIAHFAQQQLTSDSHHTHKYALMVLSAFVTLNDARKGVMELIGHYADSQDSGVRAQALRSILCLGERGATLSPTLYQRAVEAMKDDYECVRKEALQLVFQLGISHPDHIITGGEDDEEMRLIDAAFGKVCGALCDLSIQIRTQAAEHLGLMTQVTSEFLHQTLDKKLMSNLRRKKTAHERGAQLVASGEWSTGKRWADDAPQERLDSKSISLVASGACGALVHGLEDEFLEVRTAAVDSMCKLALSNPEFAVTSLDFLVDMFNDEIEDVRLKAIYSLTAIARHIVLREDQLETMLSSLEDYSVDVREGLHLMLGACRVSTQACLLMVVQKLLDVLSKYPQDKNSTFGCMRKIGQKHPNLCMAVTSHLLQDHPFFDSAERDVEDPAYLCILILLFNAAEHLVPLISLFPDVTLKHYAYLRDAMPQIVPQLPIEGASTTKPINPLKGAESSREYLNTILQHIHETFSIVRERVPLLKTAQSNLQRLGEIDPEMYGTANFLETFLAAQIQLDQLQSCTTTQRSRAPLKESLAQLIRNCLKLQHIFSGLTYGDMLLVKQICLRASALHLVLIVRDRSQSALGPCQMLLQTAADISNFLDEKEAFQPDSFTTSLLSLLGNIPDPKPGRVFREILPLVENASPVRMPPANINIRMCVARIVEPCAQMAQDNVIKVTAGLIAALPFVAEFDNLQETQKQEMRIKIKYPDQHVHTVVPKLADFKKIMTEQGEHETSMRLRTTILLSHSVWTEASSVDITLCLSVRPGTELELCKPAKILFAPKPVRRGI
- the LOC120775452 gene encoding puff-specific protein Bx42: MSLSSILPSPSNPVWDREDERRVAQKSKIIGAPMGALVSAKIAAPPYGQRKDWIPRTEADFGDGGAFPEIHVAQYPLGMGSPSNLNKKSNALAVRLDEKGKIKYDAIARQGHGKDKIVYSSISQLLPAEVLAEDADELQRPDAETVADTTEETRRALEKLTNAKIAAAMPVRHAEKTAPAQYIRYTPSQQGDAFNSGAKQRVIRMVEAQQDPMEPPKFRINKKIPRGPPSPPAPVLHSPSRKVTVKEQKEWKIPPCISNWKNAKGYTIPLDKRLAADGRGLQQVHISEKFAKMAEALYIADRKAREAVEARATLEKKLAQKEKEKKEDMLRMMAQRAREERAGLRQPEDQATMNPETRERNELRAERHRERQRDRNLARAAPEKRSKLQRERERDISEQIALGMPAKSAGNGETMFDQRLFNTTKGMDSGYGDDEAYNVYDKPWRDSNSLASHLYRPSKQLDNDAYGADLDRIVNTQRFVPDKEFSGTSRGAGGAAQRSGPVQFEKEEDPFGLDQFLNMAKKAPKRSEDKGDRGNSDKKRRKD